In the Harmonia axyridis chromosome 3, icHarAxyr1.1, whole genome shotgun sequence genome, one interval contains:
- the LOC123675644 gene encoding uncharacterized protein LOC123675644, translated as MNQLLQDSSVYKQLRRDPTNEFQCKNNKIVKQLKDKGFIDASMARKLTTYKAIPPRIYGLPKVHKADIPLRPIVSTIGSASVELSQFMTQILTEAFSDFHDYTIADSFQFASKINNFILPQGYKLISLDAVSLFTNISLELVIQIIQQEWSRVSQVTTIDISLFLIIIKFLFESSYFVFKGSFISQIFGCAMGSKISPILANIVMSVLLKYCIPLLPFQVPITYQYVDDLLLAIPEDRTATTLAVFNNYDPYIKFTAEEETENGVPFLDTKAIRCAGNIVKLDWYQKPTSSGRYIHYSSNHSWAMKTNLIKGMFRRIKKICHPDFLHNSEEKLLKIFENNGYPRMFLNRCLHSLTSDQVDEVPQIRTSTLVEPATHDKYVSLPLIPPLTAKLKIGSTPCLDLTWFIAFHVRTVSLCMLDRHHNV; from the exons ATGAACCAGCTTCTACAAGACTCGTCAGTTTACAAACAATTAAGGAGAGACCCTACCAATGAATTTCAatgtaaaaacaacaaaattgtcAAACAACTGAAAGACAAAGGTTTTATTGATGCTTCCATGGCCAGAAAATTAACCACCTATAAAGCGATTCCACCAAGAATATATGGACTTCCTAAAGTACACAAAGCAGACATCCCATTGAGGCCCATCGTCTCCACAATTGGCTCAGCGTCAGTTGAACTCAGTCAATTTATGACACAGATTCTCACAGAAGCATTCTCAGATTTCCATGATTATACCATAGCTGACTCTTTCCAATTTGCTTCCAAAATTAATAACTTTATATTACCCCAAGGGTATAAACTCATTTCCTTAGATGCTGTCAgtttattcacgaatatttcactAGAGCTAGTTATACAAATTATCCAGCAAGAATGGTCCAGAGTAAGTCAGGTCACAACCATAGATATATCACTTTTTCTAATAATCATAAAGTTTTTGTTTGAGTCCAGCTATTTTGTTTTCAAGGGTTCCTTCATTTCACAAATCTTTGGCTGTGCAATGGGGAGTAAAATCAGTCCCATTTTGGCTAATATAGTCATGTCAGTGCTTTTGAAATATTGCATTCCTCTACTGCCCTTCCAGGTGCCGATTACCTATCAATATGTTGATGACCTTCTCCTTGCAATTCCCGAAGACAGGACTGCTACGACTTTGGCAGTTTTCAATAACTACGACCCATACATTAAGTTTACTGCAGAAGAAGAAACTGAaaatggtgtcccattccttGACACCAAAGCTATCAGATGTGCAGGTAACATTGTAAAATTGGATTGGTACCAAAAACCGACCTCTTCAGGTCGTTATATACATTATAGTTCCAACCATTCTTGGGCTATGaaaactaacttaattaaaggtATGTTTCGTAGAATTAAGAAAATCTGCCATCCAGACTTTCTTCATAACAGTGAAGAAAAGTTGCTTAAGATCTTTGAGAACAATGGTTACCCTAGGATGTTTTTGAACAGATGTCTGCATTCTCTAACTTCTGACCAAGTCGACGAGGTCCCACAAATAAGAACATCGACATTAGTCGAACCTGCCACACATGACAAATATGTAAGCCTGCCCCTCATTCCACCATTAACAG CCAAACTAAAGATAGGATCCACACCATGTCTAGATCTGACGTGGTTTATCGCATTCCATGTGAGAACTGTGAGTCTGTGTATGTTGGACAGACATCACAATGTTTAA